A genomic window from Ideonella sp. WA131b includes:
- the hisI gene encoding phosphoribosyl-AMP cyclohydrolase: MDWLDKVKWDANGLVPVIAQERGTGDVLMFAWMNREALAATHASGQAVYWSRSRGRLWHKGEESGHVQQVHEIRMDCDEDVILLQVTQRGHEPGVACHTGRHSCFFRQLGHDGQWHSVEPVLVDPDTLYRK; this comes from the coding sequence ATGGACTGGCTCGACAAGGTCAAATGGGACGCCAACGGGCTCGTGCCCGTCATCGCCCAGGAGCGCGGCACGGGCGACGTGCTGATGTTCGCGTGGATGAACCGCGAGGCCCTGGCCGCCACCCACGCCAGCGGCCAGGCCGTCTACTGGAGCCGCTCGCGCGGCCGGCTCTGGCACAAGGGCGAGGAGTCCGGCCACGTGCAGCAGGTGCACGAAATCCGCATGGACTGCGACGAGGACGTCATCCTGCTGCAGGTCACGCAGCGGGGCCACGAGCCCGGCGTCGCCTGCCACACCGGCCGCCACAGCTGCTTCTTCCGCCAGCTCGGGCACGATGGCCAGTGGCACAGCGTCGAGCCGGTGCTGGTGGACCCCGACACGCTGTACCGGAAGTGA
- a CDS encoding phosphoribosyl-ATP diphosphatase codes for MSAGNDTLARLADVIAQRRATGTPDTSYVARLFSKGTDTILKKIGEEATELVMAAKDGDRTRIVAEAADLWFHALVALEAFGLKPAEVLAELERREGLSGLEEFAARKAAAREGGEP; via the coding sequence ATGAGCGCAGGCAACGACACCCTGGCCCGGCTGGCCGACGTCATCGCACAGCGGCGCGCGACCGGCACGCCCGACACCAGCTACGTGGCCCGCTTGTTTTCCAAGGGCACCGACACCATCTTGAAGAAGATCGGCGAAGAGGCCACCGAACTGGTGATGGCCGCCAAGGACGGCGACCGCACCCGCATCGTGGCCGAGGCCGCCGACCTGTGGTTCCACGCGCTGGTGGCGCTCGAGGCCTTTGGCCTGAAGCCGGCCGAGGTGCTGGCCGAGCTCGAGCGGCGCGAGGGCCTGTCCGGGCTGGAAGAGTTTGCCGCGCGCAAGGCCGCGGCGCGTGAAGGGGGTGAGCCATGA
- a CDS encoding histidine triad nucleotide-binding protein produces the protein MSADPNCIFCKIVAGQIPSRKAYEDEEILAFHDINPWAPVHVLVIPKQHIATLADAGPEQEALLGRMLGLAPRLMRELGVTNGFRTVVNTGPDGGQEVYHLHLHVMGGPRPWSKG, from the coding sequence ATGAGCGCCGACCCAAACTGCATCTTCTGCAAGATCGTCGCCGGGCAGATCCCCAGCCGCAAGGCCTACGAAGACGAGGAGATCCTCGCCTTCCACGACATCAACCCCTGGGCGCCGGTGCACGTGCTGGTGATTCCCAAGCAGCACATCGCCACACTGGCCGACGCCGGCCCCGAGCAAGAGGCGCTGCTGGGCCGCATGCTGGGCCTGGCGCCCCGCCTGATGCGCGAGCTGGGCGTCACGAATGGTTTCCGCACCGTCGTCAACACCGGGCCCGACGGCGGTCAGGAGGTCTACCACCTTCACCTGCACGTGATGGGCGGACCGCGCCCGTGGTCGAAAGGCTGA
- the tatA gene encoding Sec-independent protein translocase subunit TatA, whose protein sequence is MGSFSIWHWLIVLLVVVLIFGTKKLKNIGADLGGAVKGFKDGMKSGGESSAETVPPQQQVTGTAQRSNADTVDVEAKTKS, encoded by the coding sequence ATGGGTTCCTTCAGCATCTGGCACTGGCTCATCGTGCTGCTGGTCGTCGTGCTGATCTTCGGCACCAAGAAGCTCAAGAACATCGGCGCCGATCTCGGCGGCGCTGTCAAGGGCTTCAAGGATGGCATGAAGTCCGGCGGCGAGAGCAGCGCCGAGACGGTCCCGCCGCAGCAGCAGGTCACGGGCACCGCCCAGCGCTCGAACGCCGACACCGTCGACGTCGAGGCCAAGACGAAGTCCTGA
- the tatB gene encoding Sec-independent protein translocase subunit TatB: MIDFGFDKLALIGAVALIVIGPEKLPKVARTVGHLLGKAQRYVADVKAEVNRSIELDELKKMKTEFETAASEVESTVRSEVNSATSAFENDWKSATAGLDGSGDGGSIGYQPPPPEYRHPKKNWRLKRGATPQWYKKRHGVRAHAQSGAARVARYRPPGIKLR; encoded by the coding sequence ATGATCGACTTCGGTTTCGACAAACTGGCCCTCATCGGCGCCGTGGCGCTGATCGTCATCGGCCCCGAGAAGCTGCCCAAGGTGGCCCGCACGGTGGGCCACCTGCTGGGCAAGGCGCAGCGCTACGTCGCCGACGTCAAGGCCGAGGTGAACCGCTCCATCGAGCTCGACGAGCTCAAGAAGATGAAGACCGAGTTCGAAACCGCGGCCAGCGAGGTGGAAAGCACCGTGCGCAGCGAGGTCAACTCGGCCACCAGCGCGTTCGAGAACGACTGGAAGTCCGCCACAGCCGGTCTCGATGGCAGCGGCGATGGCGGCAGCATCGGCTACCAGCCGCCCCCGCCCGAGTACCGCCACCCGAAGAAAAACTGGCGCTTGAAGCGTGGGGCCACACCCCAGTGGTACAAGAAGCGCCACGGCGTGCGCGCCCACGCGCAGTCGGGCGCCGCCCGCGTCGCCCGCTACCGGCCGCCGGGCATCAAGCTGCGCTGA
- the tatC gene encoding twin-arginine translocase subunit TatC: MAATPDKKDELEGTEAPFVSHLVELRDRLVRALIAVVVAFAALCLWPGPSGLYDLLAAPLVAHLPKGATLIATNVISPILVPLKITLAAAFMVALPVVLYQVWAFVAPGLYTHEKKMVLPLVVSSTLLFVAGVAFCYFLVIPGMSQFIQAFAPSSITAAPDIEQYFGFVLTLFMVFGISFEVPIAVIVLARVGVVTIEQLRRFRGYFIVGAFVVAAVVTPPDVISQLALAIPMCILYEIGIIAAQLFIKHTQAPEAQAEAEPAADKPAG, from the coding sequence ATGGCCGCAACACCCGACAAGAAGGACGAGCTCGAGGGCACCGAGGCGCCCTTCGTCTCGCACCTGGTGGAGCTGCGCGACCGCCTCGTGCGCGCGCTGATCGCCGTGGTGGTGGCCTTCGCGGCCCTGTGCCTGTGGCCGGGGCCCTCTGGCCTGTACGACCTGCTCGCCGCACCCTTGGTGGCCCACCTGCCCAAGGGCGCGACGCTGATCGCCACCAACGTGATCTCGCCCATCCTGGTGCCGCTGAAGATCACGCTGGCGGCGGCCTTCATGGTGGCCTTGCCGGTGGTGCTGTACCAGGTGTGGGCCTTCGTCGCGCCGGGGCTGTACACGCACGAAAAGAAGATGGTGCTGCCGCTGGTGGTCAGCAGCACGCTGCTGTTCGTGGCCGGCGTGGCGTTCTGCTACTTCCTGGTGATCCCGGGCATGAGCCAGTTCATCCAGGCCTTCGCCCCGAGCAGCATCACGGCGGCGCCGGACATCGAGCAGTACTTCGGTTTCGTGCTGACCCTGTTCATGGTCTTCGGCATCTCCTTCGAGGTACCGATCGCCGTGATCGTGCTGGCGCGTGTCGGCGTCGTCACGATCGAGCAGCTTCGCCGCTTCCGCGGCTACTTCATCGTGGGCGCCTTCGTCGTCGCCGCGGTGGTGACGCCCCCCGACGTGATCTCGCAGCTGGCTCTCGCCATCCCGATGTGCATCCTGTACGAGATCGGCATCATCGCGGCCCAGCTGTTCATCAAGCACACCCAAGCGCCGGAGGCGCAGGCCGAGGCCGAGCCGGCCGCCGACAAGCCCGCGGGCTGA